The genomic interval AGCTCAGAATGAAGAGTGCGTGTTGTCAGTGAGTCTCGTGACTTGGATATGAGTGTCTTATGAGCAGCTGCAAGCAAAGGGAAAACATCTGAAATCTGTGTCCATGGTGATTGACGATAGTATTAGTGAACTCAGCAACAAGCATAGAAAAGAGTACACAACAgagacagaaaaaaaaattggtcaaAGCATAGGACTATACAAGTGAAGCATTCAGAAATGCCACTTCTGGATCTAGTGTTGCAGCTTGCATAGAATCAAGCAGTTCCCTGCAAGATAATGGCTTTACTAAGTACCTTAATTCTCACATAACATAGATAATATAGTGATAATAATAAAGAAACTAAACTTATTGCAGGTGAATGAATCAGGGGAGAAGAAATTAGGCATCGTCCTTATCTACTATTACACATACAGCATAGATGGCATtcaaatataattcaaagagAAGTGCTCATTCATACTTGTAAGATGGGACTCTTACCTCATTTTGGTGTTGACAAAAACTCTACATTTGTTCCTTGGGGATTGTATCTTACATCCATAGTTACTATTAGTCTATTAGAATTGTGTTGATAAAAAATAGATGATGATAAAATTTTCACTCTGACATGTTTAAATGAACAAGTTCAAATCTAAGAGCACAAAATCCCCAATTAGATGTGTTCCCAGAATTTCCCATTAGAAAGACAAACCCAATTAGGCTAAGTAAGTTTCAGGAGAGGGAGAAAGAGTACTTGGAATTAGTAACATCAGTGAAGAGAGCAAGGGAGAGAGTGCTTCCATTGACCTCAAACAGCTTCATTGTCACTCCTCCAAAGTTGTGAGCTTTCTGCTGCTCTGCAACAAAAACAATGGAATTGAAGCACACAAATTGTAAACTGAAATACAAAAATGGGTGACTACATCTGATCGGTATCCATTCAATTCAATAAAGAGAAGAGTACTAAGTAGTACCAATGTCAATGAGGGATGAGAGAGCAGAGGAAGTTGCAGGGTTGTGCAGAGTCGGATACAGTCGCTGGAGACTGAAGGTGAAAATTAGGGTTGGGAATCGTCCAATTTGTTAGTTAAACGACGTCGTTGTGAGGGGAATATGGTAAgtagaaaaatatgaaaaaatgaaaactaaatacGCGCCAGGTAGGGGTCGAACCTACGACTTTCTGCTTAGGAAACAGACGCTCTATCCACTGAGCTACAGGCGCTTGATTTGCTTATTTCTAATACAAGTTTGTATTGATCCAATACATATATttgaaagtaaaaaaaaacaaggaaaGCTTTTTAACAATAAATTCTGGTTTGTTTCTGTGTCACAAGCTACACTTTCTTTGTCAAGTTCCCTCAACTTCTTTGTCGAATTCTCTTACGATGCCACAATGATTTACCTGCTGAACATTTAGAAAGATTTACGGTAAGATATACTAAGTTCGAATGTTACACATTTAGATAGATATGATTCACTAAGCTCGAATGTTCGACACATTTAGAAAAAAacattgataaaaaaatgaaaaattatattgaCCTAGTCACACATCTGCTGGGGTAGTCCGGTAGTCTATCTATCTTCAAGCAGAGCCCTTGACGTGTCAAACTGAAGCAGGGGTCATCCCCAACCTCCCACTTTGGCGCGTATTCCTGATCTTCTGAAAGAAACTAACTAAGGATTCTAATGGTTTTGCATCTTTTGGCCTTGTTTTCTGGGCAAACCTTTGGTGCCTTGCCAGGACAAACATGTCCCTCTGCCTCTTACTCCTATGGATCCTCACCATTCCTCTCCATGCCAACTCTCAAAGTGACCCTAGAGGTCTGTACACATTACAAACCCCACACATGTTCATGCATTTCTTCTTTTGGGGAAATCTTTATTATTGGATTATCTTTGTTTGTGCATTTTCACCCTAAACAATCCAGCATTTACCTCTTGTTGATTGCTAAACCCCATTTTGTTAATGTACTCTGCTGGGGTGTTTCTTATTTGGTTATTCCTTGTTTATTTGATGAGACATTGTAGACTTGATTGATTGTGTTTCAAATCAAAGTCTAGGTCCTTTAAATTTCATACCAGCAAGTTCACATATTGCTTTTCTAATGGCTAAAATCCtggctttttttttcttgttctgtTATTAATCTTGAGCTTAGCTATtatagcatatatatatatatatatatatatatatggtcctGTCTTTTTAATGCATCATGAACAAGAATTTACATCAGTGTCAGGTAAAAATTCGTTAACGTTCTCTAATGAATTACCAAAAATGCAGGTTACCTCCTAAACTGTGGCGCTGGAGCCTCATCCAATAATGATGTGATTGTAGGTAGCCTGAAGTATATCACTGATGAAGGTTATATATCAGTTGGGAAAACAAGCGACCTCAagaacgaagaattggttCCCATACTCACTACATTGCGTTATTTTCCAGACAAGTCTGCCCGGAAATATTGTTATGAAATTCCGGTGATCAAAGGGGGGAAGTACCTCGTGAGGACGACTTACTATTATGGTGGTTTCGATGGTGGGAACGAGCCACCGATTTTTGACCAAATTGTTGAGGGGACTAAGTGGAGTGTGGTTAATACGACAGAAGACTTTGCCAATGGACTTAGCTCGTATTATGAGATAGTGGTGCTTGCAAAAGGGAAGGCACTAAGTGTGTGCCTTGCTAGGAATAACATGACTAGTACTGATTCTAGTCCCTTCATCTCAGCTCTTGAGCTTGAGTACTTGGATGACTCGGTGTACAACTCGACCGATTTTAACAAGTATGCACTTAGTACTGTAGCAAGGGGAAACTTCGGAATCCTTGGTGAACAATACGTTGTTGGGTACGAAATCTGCTCCTCCTTGATTACTCACTGCAATTTGTTAATTGTAGAATTGTAGTACTAGATGATATTATTGATATACATCTACGACCAGTAGTATCATCTGTTAAACCACTAATGAGGCAGGACGGCAGGACTAACCTATAGAAATGAGAACTACCTCTTTTAGGAATATGATCAACAGTAGGATCCAGATCATTTTATTGATTCCCTTGTTAGTTTGATATACTGTATGTTTGTTTAGAAATTCTTGGTTTAAGGTTCTAGGAATTATCTAATCTGGTAAAAAGGTAAAGTTTGTGAGGTTCAAACCCCTATAAttctcattttgttttctagttGATATGAGTTATAGTGTTGGTCTGCAGATCCATTTTTTCATTAGTAACTGTTTTGCAACTCCATGCTGCCTGAGAAAGTGATTTACATTGAGGTATAATGgctttataataatttgggtGCAATAGATTGATATTAGAAAGACTACCACATCTATCACATATATCGATCCATCTCTGTAAGAAATGTGGTCAATGTTTCCCATAAATAGTCTCTCTTTTCATACTAGAAAATATCAACCATAAGCTGAGTGAGGGTCATTTTGAGTCTCATTTATCTTGTTGTCTGATGCTGCATTAGTCATATTTGTTTATCCACCTATGagtaaaaattttaattttaatgcCGGAGATGGAATGTTTGTTGCATGAAGATAAGGCAAAAGGAAATATAACTTTCATCTCTGAATTTGGGCTTAATTTTGCATCAAAGCTACGTCATCTAGTGTGTACATATATAAGGAATCACCTGACAACTATATACCATGAAGAACTATGATCTGTTGGTAATGTGTAACTTTGAACTTAGCTTTCCAGATGACAAGTTCAACCGGCTATGGCTACCGTTCAAGGACAAGAACCCTATTTCCACTAACAAGGGCAATGTCACTCCCTCAGATTTTTGGAATGTCCCACCAGCAAAAGTGTTTGAGAATTCTATCACATCAAGCCGAGGTCAGGAACTTCGGGTCCAGTGGCCACCTGTGTTACTCCCCAATGCCGCTTACTACATTGCATTTTACTTCCAGGACAACCGGAACCCGAGCCCTTATAGTTGGAGAGTTTTCAATGTTTCAGTGAATGGCAAGCCCTTTGCTAGCAATGTCAATGTCACCACTAAGGCTTTAACAGTTTATGCATCAAAATGGCCTCTTTCTGGAAAGACTGAGATTATCATGACTCCTAGTGCAGGCATGCCTGTTGGGCCGGTCATCAGTGCTGGGGAGATCATGCAGATTTTTCCTCTTGGGTTAGAGACTCTCCACAGAGATGGTACATAGCTTATTCAGTCTCACGGTTATTGTTTATCAAACACACCTTCTAACTTATCATTCCATATTCGAACATGGTTCTAATctcattgttttattttagtcaTTGCAATGCATGAGGTGAGGAGAAGTTTTGACAATCCACCTCCCGATTGGAGTGGCGATCCTTGTCTGCCTGAAGCCAATTCTTGGACTGGTGTTACTTGTTCTCATGAAAAAGTTGCTCGAGTTATATCACTGTAAGTTCAGAAAGATCTTAGTTCTGTAATGAACTATGTATTTGTATGTCATACTTCCAATATGGTTATTAGATTGTTTAACACCAGAGGATATACATTGATCTGTGTCAACATGTTTGTCTTGTCATTTGAAGGAATTTAACTAATGTCGGGCTATCTGGATCAATTGCACCAACCGTAGCAAACTTAACTGCCCTACACCATATGTAAGTAATCATGCAATTGTTAATTTGACATCAGCATTGATCAATGGCCTTCTCTCATCAGACCACCTTCTAAATGGTGCCTTTGATGGTGTTTTGCAGTTGGCTTGGCAGTAACAAACTTACAGGCGAGATCCCAGACATGGGCACATTGAAGGAATTGGAAACTCTGTATGTTTCTATAGTCTTAAAATATTAGTTTTCCATACTTATCAGTCCATGCATATGTCTTCTGCatgctttgattttgttttctgtaaTCCTGGTTAAGGCATCTGGAGAACAACCAGCTTACAGGAAAAATCTCCGAATCGTTAGGCCAACTTCCGAATCTGCGTGAGATGTGAGTGTTTGACATATGATTAATAGACCAGTTGCATGGTAGTTATATTGTTCTCCGGTAACCTGCTTTTGGTTTACAGATATCTGCAGAATAACAAACTTACAGGCGATGTACCTAAGAATctacaaaataagaaaataaagattCAGTaagaaacaacaacctaaatttCTAGTTTGCACTTCATTTGTGACTATATATGCGGACAGAGAATGAGGCAACACTTATGACCAACATTGCAGGATGAAATATGAGGAAGAGAGCATATCACAATCTCCAGCGAACATGTAATCAGGAAACTGTAGTCTATGGAAAGGAACTAAAAGAGTTGAATGACAGGAATGGATCTACGTAGGATGGAGTGGAGAGATGGCAGAGGGGAATTTATGAGCCCCGGATCAGTAGTACTGTGGATTGGGAAGGTCTTCATGTCAGTGTATCTCATTTTCTCAAAGTACCACCTTCATAATTTTAAACTCAACAAACTATAATGTAACATATGAATTACATATAGACCACTATTCCACAGAAACTGATTACTTAATTGCTAATGAGAATGTTGTGAAAGCGCATAGGTCTAGTTATACTTGAACCAAATATATGAAGCTCATATTAAAGGAAATGAAGTTTTAGATTGAGCAGATTTTATCAATTTACAAACCCCGGGAATGATGtactcatttaacaactaccATTGTCGTGACTTAACAAATAGTATTTCAAATTTATTAAGTTCCTTGTGGTTTCTGAGGTACAACATTTCATCATATTTAATGTGTGCCACTTTATTCtttaaaagaaaaggaaaaagaaaaaaagcacGAAAcaaaccctttttttttcaaacttatATTTACCTATCTTGATAAGAACTGTCAAAATTCAATCATATTATACCTCGTGATCTACGTAACGTAAGTCATTTACCTTTGATATACCACAAACGGTACCTAACGGTGAACTAGTATTGGATGTTTGTGCGCTCAaagttaatttaattttaatcttgtccaaaaaaaaagttaatttaATTTCCTCTCATATccgatttaattaatttaacaaAAGTATGGATGTAAGTATGTGTATGCCTAGGAGAGTACTCGGCAACTCACaataaaaacaacactaattcCATAAACAATGCTGCATACACAGAACTCATAAGTCCTTTTTTAATTGCTGAAATCAAATTTTGTAATGAGTTCTGATTGCTTGTTAGCTGTATGCCCACAATTAGATGATTAATCACGCAGAGCACATATATGCCGGTCTCATATACTAAtccgcaaaaaaaaaaaatggtgtGTTCAATATCTATGGCATGTTGGGGTTTATTTGACCTAAGAATAAACGTGTAGGCAGTCTGATTAAGTTGAGGGTCATCAACTACATGTAGTATTGGTTTTCGAATATGCAGTGAGTTATAGCCGGCCCTGAGAATGGGGGGTAATAGGCGAAATGAAAAAATGGGGCctctttataaaaaaaatgtagctacaatttttttctttctaataatcaaaataagCTGCAAAACATAATAGTTCATTGAAGTTATAGTTACTTATACCTAGTACTTCTGTaaccatgatgatgatggtgggagaaaaataaaattttgctCAAAATAATTGCGGAATTGATGACGAACTGGATAAGAAAAGATGACAAGGCAGCAAATCCTCTATCCCCAAATACCCCTCTTCCCTAT from Argentina anserina chromosome 2, drPotAnse1.1, whole genome shotgun sequence carries:
- the LOC126783678 gene encoding probable LRR receptor-like serine/threonine-protein kinase At1g67720; translated protein: MSLCLLLLWILTIPLHANSQSDPRGYLLNCGAGASSNNDVIVGSLKYITDEGYISVGKTSDLKNEELVPILTTLRYFPDKSARKYCYEIPVIKGGKYLVRTTYYYGGFDGGNEPPIFDQIVEGTKWSVVNTTEDFANGLSSYYEIVVLAKGKALSVCLARNNMTSTDSSPFISALELEYLDDSVYNSTDFNKYALSTVARGNFGILGEQYVVGFPDDKFNRLWLPFKDKNPISTNKGNVTPSDFWNVPPAKVFENSITSSRGQELRVQWPPVLLPNAAYYIAFYFQDNRNPSPYSWRVFNVSVNGKPFASNVNVTTKALTVYASKWPLSGKTEIIMTPSAGMPVGPVISAGEIMQIFPLGLETLHRDVIAMHEVRRSFDNPPPDWSGDPCLPEANSWTGVTCSHEKVARVISLNLTNVGLSGSIAPTVANLTALHHIWLGSNKLTGEIPDMGTLKELETLHLENNQLTGKISESLGQLPNLREIYLQNNKLTGDVPKNLQNKKIKIQMKYEEESISQSPANM